The genomic DNA CCGGGCGGTGGAACGGTGGCTTTTGGCGAGTGTACGATTTCCTGATGTTGTTTTTCGCGTTTGCCCACGGCATGAACGGGGTGCGGCAAGTGCTGTACGACTTTATTCATAGTGCCGGCGGCCGTCGAGCGTTGAATTGGATCCTCTTTATCACTTGGGCGGCAGTGACGATTTGGGGCACTATCGCGATTTTCGCATTCACCCCACCTGCCGGCTAAACCGTAGGCCAGCATCCCTTTGAAGGAGTTGGAATGATGAGCGTCAAAACCCATCAGTACGAAGTCGTGATTGTTGGTGCTGGTGGCGCAGGCTTGATGGCAGCCCTTTACGCTTCCCAAAAGGCCTCCACCGCCGTCATCAGCAAGCTCTATCCCACCCGCTCCCACACGGGCGCGGCCCAGGGCGGCATCAGCGCAGCCCTGGGGAACATTGAAGAGGACCGCCCCGAGTGGCACACTTACGATACCGTCAAGGGCAGTGACTACCTGGGCGACCAGGACGCAATCGAATTCATGTGCTTCAAGGCCCCGGAACTGGTCTATGAACTGGAACACATGGGCTTGCCTTTTGACCGCACGCCCGAGGGCCGCATTTTGCAGCGCCCCTTCGGCGGTCACACGAACAACGAAACCGGGAAACCGGTGCGCCGCGCCTGCCACGCCGCCGACCGCACCGGGCACATGATTCTGCAAACCCTTTACCAGCAGTGCATCAAAAACGATGTGACCTTCTTCGATGAGTTCCAGGTGCTGGATCTCATCATGGTCAACGGCAAAGCAGCCGGTGTGGTGGCAATTGAGTTGGCGACCGGCGACTTGCATGTCTTCCACGCCAAGGCCGTGATTATGGCAACTGGTGGTTGGGGCCGTGTGTGGGAAATCACCTCGAATGCTTACGCCTATACCGGCGACGGCGCGGCAATTGTGCTGCGCAAGGGCCTGCCGCTGGAAGACATGGAATTCTTCCAGTTCCACCCCACGGGCATCTACAAACTGGGCATTTTGATTACCGAAGGTGTGCGCGGTGAAGGCGGTGTGCTCATCAACGACAAGGGTGAGCGCTTTATGGAGAAGTACGCGCCCCACGTCAAGGACCTGGCTTCCCGCGATGTCGTCAGCCGCGCCATGTACATCGAAATGAAGGAAGGCCGCGGCATCAACGGCCAGCGCTACCTTTACCTGGATGTCCGCCCCGAGACTGTGAACAAATATGCCAAGATCGATGGGCGCACCAACCCCGATGGTACGCCTTACCAGGTGACGGCCGAGGAAATCCTCCACAAACTGCCCGACATCATCGACTTCTGCAAGACCTACCTGGGTGTAGACCCGGTGAAGGAGCCGATGCCGGTGCAGCCTACGGCGCACTACGCGATGGGCGGCATCCCCACCAACCTCAAGACCGAGGTGCTCGCGGACGAAAAAGGCGCTGTGGTGCCGGGCCTGTATGCGGCGGGCGAAAACGCGTGCGTTTCGGTGCACGGCGCCAACCGCCTGGGCACCAACTCGTTGCTCGACCTGGTGGTGTTTGGTAAGGAAGCCGGCGTCCACGCCGCCGAGTATGCGACCGGCGCCGAATTCGAGCCGTTGCCCGGCGACGCCGCCGACTTCGCTCGCTCTCAACTGGATGCCATCCTCAACAGCAAAGGCAACGAACGCGTCGCCGACATCGCCGCCGAAATGAAGCATGAGATGATGGACAAGGTCGGCGTCTTCCGTACCGAGGAAGGGATGCAGGAGGCGTTGAATAAAATCCGCGAACTCAAAGAGCGTTTTCAGCACATTCACATCGACGATCGCGGCAAGACTTTCAACACCGACCTGCTGACCGCCTGGGAAGTCGGCAACTTGTTGGATATCGCCGAAGTGACTGCGGCCTCGGCGTTGGCCCGCAAGGAAAGCCGCGGCGCACATTCTCGCGATGACTTCCCCAAGCGGGACGACCAAAACTGGCTGAAGCATACGATGGCCTGGCGGCGCGACGGCGAAATCGAACTGCGCTACAAGCCTGTTGTGCTCACCAAGTATGAGCCCAAGGAACGCGTGTACTAAGGAGGCGGCGCGATGCAAGTCACCTTGAAAATCTTACGCTATAACCCCGAAAAAGACGCCCAGCCGCATTACGAGCGCTATACTCTCGATGCGGAGCCGACCGACCGCATTCTGGACGTGCTGGAAAAGATCAAAGCGCACGAAGACGGCACGCTGACCTTCCGCCGCTCCTGCGCCCACGGTATCTGCGGTTCCTGCGCCATGCGCATCAACGGCCGTAACCGGCTGGCCTGCAAGACCTTGCTCCAGACCCTCGACACCAGCAAGGAAATCACCGTTGAGCCGATCCTGGGCCTGCCGCGGGTGAAAGACCTGGTGGTGGACATGACCACCTTCTTCGACAACTACCGCAAGGTCATGCCCTACTTCGTCAACGATGAACCGTTGCCGGAAGACGGTCGTGAGCGGTTGCAGTCGCCTGAGGAGCGGGAACGCTTCGACGACACCACCAAGTGCATCCTCTGCGGTGCCTGCACCACGGCCTGCCCCACTTTCTGGGCCGACAACAGTTACGTTGGGCCTTCGGCGATTGTCAATGCCCACCGCTTCATTTTCGACAGCCGCGACCGCGCGGCCGCCGAGCGGCTCAAGATTTTGGCGGGCGAGAGCGGCGTTTTCCGCTGCCGTACGGCCTTCAACTGCACCGAGGCCTGCCCGCGCGAAATTCAAATCACTAAGGCCATTGCCGAGGTCAAGCGCGCCATCATCACGGGGCGCCTGGACTAAAGGCGTTTCTCGCTAATCAAAACGCCCGCTGGCTTTGCAACCAGCGGGCGTTTTTTGTCGTGTTTTTCGCCGTAAGACCTGGAGGGTTTCTCAAAACCTGTCAGGTCTGATTGTCCGAAGCCTCGTCCTTCGGCGGCAAGATAGGCCGCACGCCGCTGCCGGGGTGGGGTGGCCCCACGATGCCCTCGTCTTCCATCGCATCGACCAGGCGGGCGGCGCGCGTGTAGCCAATGCGCAAGCGCCGTTGGAGCAGCGAGGCCGAGGCTTTGCCTTCCTTCCGCACCAGCGCCACGGCTTGTTCCCACAGGGGGTCTTTGGGCTTTTGAGGTTGTGGCTCCGCTTCCATTTCTTCCCAAATGGGCTTTTGCTTCAGGGGAATGCCCGCGGGCGGCGCGTCCACAATGCCGCCAATGCCCGGCACCCCGGCCGTGCCGAAGTTGCGCCAGTAGTTCACCACCCGCCGAATTTCGTGGTCGGCGACGAACACCCCCTGCAACCGTACTGGCTCGGGGGCGTCGGGGGCCATGAAGAGCATATCGCCCCGCCCTAACAGCCGCTCGGCGCCAGGTTGGTCAAGGATCACGCGGCTATCGACCGTGGAAGCCACGGCGAAGGCAATGCGCGCCGGGAAATTGGCTTTGATCAGCCCGGTGACCACATCCACCGATGGGCGCTGGGTGGCAATGATGACATGGATGCCGGTGGCGCGCGCCAGTTGCGCCAGGCGGGTGAGGGTGCGCTCGGTGGTGTCTGGGGCCAGCATCATCAAATCGGCCAGTTCGTCGATGATGATGACCAGGTAAGGCAGTTTCTCGCCGCCGCTGCGCTCGACTTCCTGATTGTAATCGGCAATATGGCGCTTGCCCGCTTTGGCAAAGAGTTTGTAGCGCCGTTCCATCTCATGCGTCACCCATTGCAGCGCACCCACGACCCGCTCTAAATCGACCACCACAGGGGCCAGCAGGTGCGGAATGCCGTTGTAGCCGCTCAGTTCCACCCGCTTGGGGTCCACCAGCAGCAGGCGCAGGTCGTCGGGCGTGTTGTGTAGCAGCAGACAGGTGATGATGCCGTTCACGCACACCGATTTGCCCGAGCCCGTCGCCCCGGCGATGAGCAGATGGGGCATGGCCGCCAGGTCGGCGGCGACGGCGTGGCCGGCAACATCCTTGCCCAGCGCAAAGCGGAGCGGCGATTTAACCTTGCGGAAGGCGGGGCTTTCGATGACCTGGCGCAGCGTGACGGGCGCGGCTTCCTCATTAGGGACCTCGATGCCCACATAGCCTTTGCCCGGTACGGGGGCTTGAATGCGCACCCGCTTGGCGGAAAGCGCCAGGGCTAAATCGTCGGCCAGCGAGGCGATTTTGGAAACCCGCACTTTCATTGGCCCTTTGCGGCTTTCGACATAGCCGGGTTCGACGCCGTAAAGGGTGACGGTGGGCCCCCGTAGCACTTCCACCACTTTGGCCGGTGCGTTGAACTGGGCCAAAGTTTCTTCAATCAGCCGGGCGCGGGCTTCGGTTTCTTCCTGCTGGTAGGCTTCGGTGGGCGATTCGTCGAGCATTTCAGCAATGTCGGGCAAGACCCACACTGGCTT from Chloroflexota bacterium includes the following:
- a CDS encoding succinate dehydrogenase iron-sulfur subunit, with protein sequence MQVTLKILRYNPEKDAQPHYERYTLDAEPTDRILDVLEKIKAHEDGTLTFRRSCAHGICGSCAMRINGRNRLACKTLLQTLDTSKEITVEPILGLPRVKDLVVDMTTFFDNYRKVMPYFVNDEPLPEDGRERLQSPEERERFDDTTKCILCGACTTACPTFWADNSYVGPSAIVNAHRFIFDSRDRAAAERLKILAGESGVFRCRTAFNCTEACPREIQITKAIAEVKRAIITGRLD
- a CDS encoding succinate dehydrogenase; the encoded protein is MTTQSKSLDIPQTWESFSWKWMRYSGILIFILVWIHVLIQDILVGVYKINIPYVAGRWNGGFWRVYDFLMLFFAFAHGMNGVRQVLYDFIHSAGGRRALNWILFITWAAVTIWGTIAIFAFTPPAG
- a CDS encoding DNA translocase FtsK; translation: MPRKPQTRSASKTSKRKKSSKAARPASRRAKKQTPAATPPKPRLSPERKHDLGGAALTIAGLLTLASLVWPQGTALHPWAAFWQRALGWGLWLFPLWLLVLGLGIIFRRSTRFPTLNAERVSGLMLLYATVLAVLHLPLLESTRSATFAAAAQGQGGGYVGALLLWVLTTTLGRAGAAVMLLAGVVLGLAFTLNRPVADLFRWLPPVFRRLRHHSALLLARLRARLWPSPATPSFAAPAMSPSSPPAPAGEAAPLPEAEANAQAVEKPVWVLPDIAEMLDESPTEAYQQEETEARARLIEETLAQFNAPAKVVEVLRGPTVTLYGVEPGYVESRKGPMKVRVSKIASLADDLALALSAKRVRIQAPVPGKGYVGIEVPNEEAAPVTLRQVIESPAFRKVKSPLRFALGKDVAGHAVAADLAAMPHLLIAGATGSGKSVCVNGIITCLLLHNTPDDLRLLLVDPKRVELSGYNGIPHLLAPVVVDLERVVGALQWVTHEMERRYKLFAKAGKRHIADYNQEVERSGGEKLPYLVIIIDELADLMMLAPDTTERTLTRLAQLARATGIHVIIATQRPSVDVVTGLIKANFPARIAFAVASTVDSRVILDQPGAERLLGRGDMLFMAPDAPEPVRLQGVFVADHEIRRVVNYWRNFGTAGVPGIGGIVDAPPAGIPLKQKPIWEEMEAEPQPQKPKDPLWEQAVALVRKEGKASASLLQRRLRIGYTRAARLVDAMEDEGIVGPPHPGSGVRPILPPKDEASDNQT
- a CDS encoding FAD-dependent oxidoreductase: MMSVKTHQYEVVIVGAGGAGLMAALYASQKASTAVISKLYPTRSHTGAAQGGISAALGNIEEDRPEWHTYDTVKGSDYLGDQDAIEFMCFKAPELVYELEHMGLPFDRTPEGRILQRPFGGHTNNETGKPVRRACHAADRTGHMILQTLYQQCIKNDVTFFDEFQVLDLIMVNGKAAGVVAIELATGDLHVFHAKAVIMATGGWGRVWEITSNAYAYTGDGAAIVLRKGLPLEDMEFFQFHPTGIYKLGILITEGVRGEGGVLINDKGERFMEKYAPHVKDLASRDVVSRAMYIEMKEGRGINGQRYLYLDVRPETVNKYAKIDGRTNPDGTPYQVTAEEILHKLPDIIDFCKTYLGVDPVKEPMPVQPTAHYAMGGIPTNLKTEVLADEKGAVVPGLYAAGENACVSVHGANRLGTNSLLDLVVFGKEAGVHAAEYATGAEFEPLPGDAADFARSQLDAILNSKGNERVADIAAEMKHEMMDKVGVFRTEEGMQEALNKIRELKERFQHIHIDDRGKTFNTDLLTAWEVGNLLDIAEVTAASALARKESRGAHSRDDFPKRDDQNWLKHTMAWRRDGEIELRYKPVVLTKYEPKERVY